ACGTAAGGTGGATTCAATGACCTCCACCTCCCGACTGCCGCTGCTGGCAGGCCTTCCGCTGGCGGTGGGCGCCGGCCTTGCAATCCCTCTCCAGGGCCGCATTAACGGAGCGCTCGGAGTCCGGCTCAACGACGGAATCGCCGCAGGGGTGGTGAGCTTCAGCACAGGCCTGGTGGTCATGATCCTCATCTCACTGCTCCTGCCCCGCGGCCGTGCCGGACTGGCACGGATCCTGCCCGCGGTCCGTACCAGGGCCTTCCCGCGCGTGTATGTCCTCGCCGGCGGCATCGGGGCGCTGTTCGTCTTTGCCCAGTCCTCGACGGTCGGCATCCTGGGCGTGGCCCTCTTCACCGTTGCCACGGTTACCGGGCAGACCGCCAGCGGACTGCTCGTGGACCGGCTGGGTCTTGGCCCGGCCGGCAGGAAGCCGGTCACCGCCATCCGGATCATCGGCTGCGTACTCACCATTGCCGCCGTGGCATGGGCTGTGTCGCCGCGGTTCGCTGCGGGCGCCGGGTCAGGTGGCGGCTCCGACGGCGGCCCTGCCGCTTTGCTGCTTCCGCTCCTGCTCCCCGTGGCCGCGGGCTTCCTCATGAGCTTCCAGCAGGCCATGAACGGCACCGCCACCGTCCACTATGGAACCCCCATCGCTGCCACACTGGTCAACTTCATGGCCGGCTGCCTGGTGCTCTGGACCGCGCTCGCCGTCAAGGTGGCAGTGGCAGGGCCGGGCACTCCGCTGCCGGGTGAGTGGTGGTACTACCTGGGAGGTCCCATGGGCTGCGTCTTCATTGGCCTCGGCGCGCTGCTGGTTCGCAGCCTGGGCGTCCTGGTGACCGGACTGGGAATGATCGCGGGCCAGTTGCTCGGGTCGTTGGCCCTGGACGTGGTTCTGCCCACTCCCGGAACCGTGGTGGCGCCCGCCACCGTCCTGGGCACCATCCTGACGCTCGCCGCCATCATCCTGGCGACGCTGCCGTGGCCGCGGGGCGCACTCCGCAGGCAGCGGCCGGTAGGCTAGGACACGCAGCTTTACGCACCCCCTTCACCCGCCCCGTCCGGCCGCCGGAAGTGCCATACCTCTGGTGATGCCCGGGGCCTGAAAACGCGGACCGCACCCAGCGGCCCTGTAGAAACTGGAGTTACACCCATGGCAGCAAAATCCGTTCTCGACCAGGTCATTTCCCTCTCCAAGCGGAGGGGCTTCGTGTTCCAGGCCGGTGAGATCTACGGAGGTTCGCGTTCTGCCTGGGACTACGGGCCCCTCGGAGCCGAGCTGAAGGAAAACATCAAGCGCCAGTGGTGGCAGTCCATGATCCGCGGCCGCGAGGACGTAGTGGGCCTGGACTCCTCCGTTATCCTGCCCCGCCAGGTGTGGGAAGCCTCCGGCCACGTGGAGGTCTTCTCCGACCCCCTGGTGGAGTGCCTCTCCTGCCACAAGCGCTACCGCGCGGACCACCTCGAGGAAGAATACGAGGAAAAGAAGGGCCGCCCGGCCGAAAACGGCCTGAAGGACATTGCCTGCGCCAACTGCGGCACCCGCGGTGAATGGACGGAGCCGCAGGAATTCTCCGGCCTGCTCAAGACCTTCCTGGGTCCCGTTGCCAATGAAGAAGGCATGCACTACCTGCGCCCGGAAACGGCGCAGGGCATCTTCGTGAACTTCAACAACGTCCTCACCACCTCCCGCAAGAAGCCCCCGTTCGGCATCGGCCAGATCGGCAAGTCCTTCCGCAACGAGATCACGCCCGGCAACTTCATCTTCCGCACCCGCGAGTTCGAGCAGATGGAGATGGAGTTCTTCGTTGAGCCCGGCACCGACGAGGAATGGCACCAGTACTGGATGAAGGAGCGCATGGCCTGGTACACCGGCCTGGGCATCAGGGAAGAAAACCTGCGTTTCTTCGAGCACCCGCAGGAAAAGCTCAGCCACTACTCCAAAGGCACCACGGACATCGAGTACCGCTTCGGCTTCCAGGGTTCCGAGTGGGGCGAGCTGGAAGGCATCGCCAACCGCACCGACTTCGACCTCTCCACCCATGCGAAGGCGTCCGGCACCGACCTCAGCTATTTCAACCAGGCCACCAACGAGCGCTACACCCCGTACGTCATTGAGCCCGCGGCCGGCCTGACCCGTTCCTTCATGGCCTTCCTGGTGGATGCCTACACGGAGGACGAGGCCCCCAACGCCAAGGGCGGCGTGGATGTTCGCACGGTCCTGAAGCTGGACCCGCGCCTGGCCCCGGTGAAGGCCGCCGTCCTGCCCCTGAGCCGCAACGAGGACCTGTCCCCGAAGGCCAAGGACCTCGGCGCCCAGCTGCGCAGGAACTGGAACATCGATTTCGATGACGCGGGTGCCATCGGCCGCCGCTACCGCCGCCAGGACGAAATCGGCACACCGTTCTGCATCACCGTGGACTTCGACACCCTTGAGGACCAGGCCGTGACCATCCGCGAGCGGGACACCATGAGCCAGGAACGTGTTTCCCTGGACAAGGTGGAAGGCTACCTGGCCGCACGCCTGATCGGCGCCTGAGCATGGCAATCGAATACCGCGAATGGCGCGAAGGCGACGACCTGGCACTCCTGGAGATCTGGGGCGGCCCGGAAACCTCCCAGGCCCGCCAGTTCCGCGGCGCCCTCGCGCCGTCTTCGGCCGGGACCGGCGGGAACCCGTGGCGCCGCTGCATCGTGGCCGAGGATGTGATCGACGGCGTCGGAATCCCCGTGGCCGCCGGTGTGGTCTACGAGGCTTCGCTGCACCCTGAGCGGCTGTGGACGTATATCGAAGTGGCGAAGGACCACCGCCGCGCCGGCATCGGGGCCAGCCTCCTGGCCATGCTGCGGCGGGAGACTGAACGGGCGCCGTCGGGCGTCACCAAATTGCGCGCCAAGGTGGAGCCCGGCACGCCTGGCGCGGCGTTCGCCGAAGCCCTCGGGCTTTCGCCCATCCAGCGTTCCCGCCTGGTGGTTGTGGAGCCGGGCGCCTTGCGGCTTCCCGTGTTTCCGGCCAAGGACGACGCCGGCCGGCCAGGCAGTGACGAGAATGCCGGCTCCGATGTGGTGATGGACCTGGCCACCGGATCCGTGGAACTGACCGACGTGGTGGGGCGGTACTACACGTCCATCCATGGCTGGGATTCCCCGGGCGTGCTGACAATGGGGCAGGTGCAGAAGCTGTTCCTGGACGACCTCACCGGGGCGCACGGCGCCATCGTGTTGCGGGCACAGCCGGAATCGGCGTTCGGCGGGGGAGTGGTGCCGAGCAAAAAGGGCCGCATCCGCGCTTTCGCAGTCAGTTACGCGGCGCCGGCCAACCCGGACCCGGCGCAGGGCGCGGAGCCGGACGGTGCCGACGTGCCCACCGATGTCTTCGTGGGCCATGAACCTGCGCTGGACGCTGACGACGCCGCCGGGGCTGTCCGGGACATGCTGGCCCTCATCGCGTACCAGCACCCGGTCATGCTGGAACTGGACGATTCGATGACGGCCCTCCGCACCGCCGTCGAGCCGCTCCTGGAAAGTGGGAAAGCCAGGCTTGCGGGCCCCGAAACGCTGGTGGTCTCCGACTGAGGGCGGGCAGCCCGGCGCTTGCCGGGCTGCCGCAGCGTCGGTGGTTTGACCGCCGCCGGATGCTGCCGCATGTCAGGCCCGTTTGGGCGGCCACGGGATGAAGCCGCTGGTGGATTCAATATACTCGCGGTAGCCGGGCCGGCCGGACATGGCCTTCTCCGTCAGGGGTTTGCCAGTCTTCCCGGCGAGGGTCCACACCATCAGTGCCGGGCAAAGGATGGTCAGGATGCCCGGCCAGGATTCGGCAACAACCAGGAACAGCCCCGTCCAGACGGCCGCATCGCCGAAGTAGTTCGGATGCCTCGTGTACCGCCAGAGGCCGGTGTTGAGCACGGTTCCCCTCCGTCCGGGATCCTTCTTGAACTGCGCCAACTGCCAGTCGCCGACCGTCTCGAAGAAGAATCCTGTCAGCCAGAGCAGCACCCCCGCCAGGGCCAGCCAGCCCAGCGGTCCGGTGGCGAACATGCCCACCTGGATGGTCAATGACACGAAGAACATCACCAGGCCCTGCGGCAGGTAGACGCGCCTGAGGGCGTAGGCATTCCTTGATGCAGAAGCGTTGCTGAGCATCGACTGGTACCGGGGGTCCTCATGGCCGCCGCGGGCCCGCCGGCCGATGTGGATGCCGAGCCGCAGGCCCCACAGCGCAGTCAGCAGGAGCAGGAGCAAGCGCCGTGCAGGGTCGCCCTCACCGGCCGAAACCAGCCATGAAATGCCGGCGACAGCAACGAACCCGGGACCCCAGGCCACATCCATTACCGAGTGCCGGCCCTGGCGGACGGCCACGGCGAACGTTAGGGCGAGAACCACGACGACGGCGAGCGCCGTCCAGGGGAGGACTCCCAGGAACTGTGCCCAGGGAAAGGGGCTCACAAAATTACCTGGATTGACGATTCCGGCAGGAGCTGGCCAAACGCCCGGGACGGCCTGGCGCCGGCGCCGGTGCTTTCACTGAACGCCTGAATGACGAACCCGGTGGCCAGGGTCTGCCACAGGCGGACTTTGCGGAGCATGAAGTGACCGGCCCCTTTCAGCGCAACGTACTGCATGCTGGCAGCTTCCTCCGATGCCCGCCGGGCGAACGCCAGCGACTGGGAAGGGCTGGTCCAGCGGTCCATGGTCCCGTGGACAACCAGGACCTTCTTGCCGGCCACGCCCGAGACCGGCGTCTGTGGGCTGAGCCAGGGAGCCAGCGCCACCACCGCTTCAACCCGGGGATTGTCCGCCGCGCAGACGGCTGTCAGCCCGCCCATGGAATGGCCTACCAGGAATACCGGCACACCCGGGTGCTGGACTTCAATTTGCCGCAGCGCCCAGCGGGCGTCCTGCAGCGGGGACATATCCGGACCGTTCCATCCGCGGACGCTGTTGCGCAGCGACCATACCGCCAAGCCGTGCTTCCGGCCTGCGCGGTGCAGGTGCCTGGCGAAGGGCACCATTCGGGCCGGGCTCAGGTGCCGGGCTTCCACCGGTTCCCGGCTGTGGGACTTCCCGCCATGCAGTATCAGGGCGACGCCCGTGGTGGGGCCCGACGCCTCCAGCACGCTCAGGACGGCCTGGTGGCCGGGTGCCGCGGGGATGCTGCCGGCCGGCAGCCTGCTGCTGTCATCAGTGCTCCGGTTGGTCACGCCTGGTACCTCCCAATGGTCCATTTATCAACCCTATGGTGCCGGACGTAGAGTTCAACGTATGAGGTTTCACTGCTGATGGGCGCCGGCCATTCCCACGCTTCTACAGGTCATTCGGAGCCGACGCCGCAGGCGATGGCTGCCCGAAGGAAGGCCAACCGCATCCTGGCGGCGGTGCTGATTCCCATCACCCTGCTGACCTTGGCCGGCATGGCCATGCTCTGGCCTTCCGGGAGCAACGAAGGTATCTCGCTGGCCAACCCATACTCGGCTGCCCCGGGGGTCACCTTCGATACGGGCAGCATCCAGAGCGTGACGACCGAAAACTGCATGCAGGGGGCCACGCAGCAGAACCAACCGCAGCAGGCCCCGAGCCAGCAGGCTCCAACACAGCAAGGTCCGGCCCAACAGGGATCGGACTGTACCTTCGCCCTTACGGAACCGGACAAGGGCGGCAGCCCGGTGAAGGTGGTCATCAACCCGGACGTGGCCAAGTCCCACGGCGTCAAGCCCGGGGACCAGATCCGCTACCTGAACCTGTCCAGCGCCCAGGGGGCCTCGGCTTCCCAGGGTTCGCCCGCCTATATTTTCGTGGACTTCGTCCGGACCCTGCCCATCGTGCTGCTGGCCCTGCTCTACGCGACGGTGGTCATCGCCGTCGCCCGATGGCGGGGGCTCAGGGCACTGATCGGACTGGTCGGCGCCTACTTCGTACTGGCCAGCTTCATGCTTCCGGGCCTGGTGGAGGGGAAGCCGCCGCTGCTGCTGGCGCTGGTGGGGT
The window above is part of the Pseudarthrobacter sp. NS4 genome. Proteins encoded here:
- a CDS encoding DMT family transporter; its protein translation is MTSTSRLPLLAGLPLAVGAGLAIPLQGRINGALGVRLNDGIAAGVVSFSTGLVVMILISLLLPRGRAGLARILPAVRTRAFPRVYVLAGGIGALFVFAQSSTVGILGVALFTVATVTGQTASGLLVDRLGLGPAGRKPVTAIRIIGCVLTIAAVAWAVSPRFAAGAGSGGGSDGGPAALLLPLLLPVAAGFLMSFQQAMNGTATVHYGTPIAATLVNFMAGCLVLWTALAVKVAVAGPGTPLPGEWWYYLGGPMGCVFIGLGALLVRSLGVLVTGLGMIAGQLLGSLALDVVLPTPGTVVAPATVLGTILTLAAIILATLPWPRGALRRQRPVG
- a CDS encoding DUF1295 domain-containing protein → MSPFPWAQFLGVLPWTALAVVVVLALTFAVAVRQGRHSVMDVAWGPGFVAVAGISWLVSAGEGDPARRLLLLLLTALWGLRLGIHIGRRARGGHEDPRYQSMLSNASASRNAYALRRVYLPQGLVMFFVSLTIQVGMFATGPLGWLALAGVLLWLTGFFFETVGDWQLAQFKKDPGRRGTVLNTGLWRYTRHPNYFGDAAVWTGLFLVVAESWPGILTILCPALMVWTLAGKTGKPLTEKAMSGRPGYREYIESTSGFIPWPPKRA
- a CDS encoding glycine--tRNA ligase; this translates as MAAKSVLDQVISLSKRRGFVFQAGEIYGGSRSAWDYGPLGAELKENIKRQWWQSMIRGREDVVGLDSSVILPRQVWEASGHVEVFSDPLVECLSCHKRYRADHLEEEYEEKKGRPAENGLKDIACANCGTRGEWTEPQEFSGLLKTFLGPVANEEGMHYLRPETAQGIFVNFNNVLTTSRKKPPFGIGQIGKSFRNEITPGNFIFRTREFEQMEMEFFVEPGTDEEWHQYWMKERMAWYTGLGIREENLRFFEHPQEKLSHYSKGTTDIEYRFGFQGSEWGELEGIANRTDFDLSTHAKASGTDLSYFNQATNERYTPYVIEPAAGLTRSFMAFLVDAYTEDEAPNAKGGVDVRTVLKLDPRLAPVKAAVLPLSRNEDLSPKAKDLGAQLRRNWNIDFDDAGAIGRRYRRQDEIGTPFCITVDFDTLEDQAVTIRERDTMSQERVSLDKVEGYLAARLIGA
- a CDS encoding alpha/beta hydrolase, giving the protein MTNRSTDDSSRLPAGSIPAAPGHQAVLSVLEASGPTTGVALILHGGKSHSREPVEARHLSPARMVPFARHLHRAGRKHGLAVWSLRNSVRGWNGPDMSPLQDARWALRQIEVQHPGVPVFLVGHSMGGLTAVCAADNPRVEAVVALAPWLSPQTPVSGVAGKKVLVVHGTMDRWTSPSQSLAFARRASEEAASMQYVALKGAGHFMLRKVRLWQTLATGFVIQAFSESTGAGARPSRAFGQLLPESSIQVIL
- a CDS encoding GNAT family N-acetyltransferase; translated protein: MAIEYREWREGDDLALLEIWGGPETSQARQFRGALAPSSAGTGGNPWRRCIVAEDVIDGVGIPVAAGVVYEASLHPERLWTYIEVAKDHRRAGIGASLLAMLRRETERAPSGVTKLRAKVEPGTPGAAFAEALGLSPIQRSRLVVVEPGALRLPVFPAKDDAGRPGSDENAGSDVVMDLATGSVELTDVVGRYYTSIHGWDSPGVLTMGQVQKLFLDDLTGAHGAIVLRAQPESAFGGGVVPSKKGRIRAFAVSYAAPANPDPAQGAEPDGADVPTDVFVGHEPALDADDAAGAVRDMLALIAYQHPVMLELDDSMTALRTAVEPLLESGKARLAGPETLVVSD